A single region of the Ptychodera flava strain L36383 chromosome 9, AS_Pfla_20210202, whole genome shotgun sequence genome encodes:
- the LOC139139629 gene encoding uncharacterized protein gives MHRWCTLLVTVGLFIACQADEVDRCEFCSVDLMKTDREYFQCSWNQVDCLSGLAEAAAKVNFTTVQPHKVEYHMMATSEDQGEPWKMYSIIYECCDDVPCDLTQPAGDKLDPSVAGCMKCTKNFIPGGYYFWQCEYLGQEGCPVAFARRRVDSDFAPCPNEIEKQVSQYCLLVPGKNEGELLPFCTYGSAK, from the exons ATGCATCGTTGGTGTACTCTTCTCGTCACTGTCGGTTTGTTCATCGCCTGCCAGGCCGATGAGGTTGACAGGTGCGAGTTCTGCTCGGTAGATCTGATGAAAACTGACCGCGAGTATTTCCAGTGCTCCTGGAATCAGGTTGACTGCCTGTCCGGTTTGGCCGAAGCCGCTGCTAAGGTGAACTTCACCACGGTCCAGCCCCACAAAGTGGAGTACCACATGATGGCCACATCAGAGGACCAGGGTGAGCCGTGGAAGATGTACTCCATCATCTACGAATGCTGCGATGATGTACCCTGTGATCTTACACAACCCGCCGGTGACAAATTAGATCCTTCCGTTGCGGGGTGTATGAAGTGCACTAAAAATTTTATACCTGGAGGCTACTACTTTTGGCAGTGTGAATACTTAGGACAG GAGGGTTGTCCGGTGGCGTTTGCCAGGCGAAGGGTCGACTCGGACTTCGCGCCTTGTCCGAATGAAATCGAGAAACAAGTCTCCCAGTATTGCCTCCTCGTGCCTGGAAAAAACGAGGGCGAATTACTTCCATTCTGCACCTACGGATCTGCCAAATAA